The nucleotide window CACATGAGTCTTTTTCTAGTGAAGCGAGGAATATCAGATTAGGATTATGCACAGATGGGTTTGCTCCTTTTAAGCAAGGTGCGAGACCATACTCTTGTTGGCCAGTCATGTTAGTCATATACAATTTACCTCCTTGGCTATGTATGAAGCAACCATATTTATTCCTTAATATGATAATTCCTGGGCCAAATAGTCCATCTCAGAACATAGATATCTTCTTGAGACCTTTAATAGATGAGTTGCTAATTTTGTGGCAGTTTGGTGTTCGAACCTTCGATAATTATAGGCAAGATCATTTTTTACTTCGGGCAGCATTAATGTGGACAATTAGTGACTTTCCTGCGTATGGTATGTTATCTGGATGGAGCACTCATGGAAAATTATCTTGCCCTTATTGTATGGCAAATTTGAAGTCATTCAATCTAAAACATGGcagaaaatcatgtttttttgatTGTCACAGACAGTTCTTGCCTCCCGATCATCCTTTCCGAAGACAGTTCTTGCCTCCCGATCATCCTTTCCGATCATCATGGAAAATTATCTTGCCCTTATTGTATGGACAATCATGTTTTTGatggttattttatttatttgtgccaAAGTCATACTTGACTAATATAGGCGAATTCCtccttatattttttcttaCGATGATAGGAAATTTGTAGACCCTAAAATTGTTAGAACAATTACAAAGTGTATCCAATTATACTTCAACGATGCATGGCCAACATGGAAGAAAGTTCTCGAAGCTATCAAAGATGAGATGTGGGCAAAATTTGAGGtgtttatttctctctttttgcaTAACTTTGATTCTTGCTACCAATATGCTcttgtttggtattttaataaggtgtaaatcatattttatttaagctATACACATAACATAATACATGCGCTTACATTGACAATGTACACATAACATAAAAAGATTATGACTTGGTAAACTGATTTCTATAGTTGAAGATTTAATTATCAAACATGCATGTAAAAGATACGTGGACAAATAAACGATGATCTCATGCATGAATTTCAAGCttgtttagttttcttttctaattgtATATACATGATCACTTGAAGATACTTACCAAGTCATGTGGATAGATATGAAAAATTCATTAAGATAACTCTAAAAATAAACTATAGTTAACTATATGAGAGTGGGGTGGAATTCATAGCTCTAAATCAGGAACACAGATGAGTATTTGAATCATGCCTTGTTCTATTTCTTAATATTACGGTCTTTtgacattattattatattattttttaatcttatagCCCAATACACACTCTATGATATTCTTAAATGTCTTGTTCTACTTCTGCAACAAGATAATCTAATGGTGAAATTTTTACCCATGTCTTATTTGGTAGGGAAAATTTATGTGGCCTATTGAGAAAGCAAAAGTTGTGAGAGCAATTTGGGAGACTACGTGCAAGGAACGGTTGCGTGGTATGttggaagaagaaaggaagcggGCAATGAGACATTTTGGTGTTAGTGAAATTTCAAAGTGCAAAGGTTACAATGTAGGTTGGATTCGACTGGACATTTGGGATCGATTGGTTAGTGATGTGTGGACTACGGATGCATGGAAAAATCGATCAATTAATGGCAAGCGAAATAGGATGACTGAGAAGGATGGAAGCATCACCAAGCATACCGGTGGATCGATCCCTTTTATGGTTCATGCGGAGAGGATGGTATGTacacaattcatattttaaattttactagAACGTGTCTTTATAATCTCTTATTTAATATTGTCATGTAGGAAAAACAACTAAACCGAAAACCAACCTATGGAGAATTGTTCAACCGCACCCACAAACGTGAGAAAGGTCAAGGTGATTTTGTTGATCATAAGTCCAAGAATGTCTGTGTAAGTGTATGCCTTTGATAATGTGCACTTCTTTTCTTATGTGGTTGTCTATGTTCTTAATATTTCTTTTCACTTTATTGGTGAATAAATGTGCTACTTTTTTTTAGAGATAGTATTTATAGAATTTAATCATGGTGTGCTTTCCATCATGGCCATATAGGAGAATTTACATACGTTTTCTTACAATTGCATGTATTTCTATTTGTGCATGCTTCTTGTGACAAAAACTGAATATGCTTCTTGTATGGGGATTATtacatcacaattt belongs to Dioscorea cayenensis subsp. rotundata cultivar TDr96_F1 chromosome 17, TDr96_F1_v2_PseudoChromosome.rev07_lg8_w22 25.fasta, whole genome shotgun sequence and includes:
- the LOC120281410 gene encoding uncharacterized protein LOC120281410 isoform X2, with the translated sequence MRKFVDPKIVRTITKCIQLYFNDAWPTWKKVLEAIKDEMWAKFEGKFMWPIEKAKVVRAIWETTCKERLRGMLEEERKRAMRHFGVSEISKCKGYNVGWIRLDIWDRLVSDVWTTDAWKNRSINGKRNRMTEKDGSITKHTGGSIPFMVHAERMEKQLNRKPTYGELFNRTHKREKGQGDFVDHKSKNVCEAYTSSMSQKYGPDEANHPEFDPEVWCDAIGGQGTTRTHFYGFGITPRGKNFISTSINAGDASYSACSRPNHEREQTPVEIDNLREEVTLVKDRIINLEDKVEKQASDTADIKKYLEQMMEMFNPARMFTNASIGPSQPTSQDKDTGRPPL
- the LOC120281410 gene encoding uncharacterized protein LOC120281410 isoform X1, which produces MVIIKDILPENNNLPENYYQMKKKMAAFGLRYVKIDVCDNNCMLFNGQFEALEYCSVCGHPRYKSSNTSERRVSNVPYKILRYFPLIPRLQRVFMLKKTAKNMTWHAHNQSSPRELHHPADGEAWQHFNRTHESFSSEARNIRLGLCTDGFAPFKQGARPYSCWPVMLVIYNLPPWLCMKQPYLFLNMIIPGPNSPSQNIDIFLRPLIDELLILWQFGVRTFDNYRQDHFLLRAALMWTISDFPAYGMLSGWSTHGKLSCPYCMANLKSFNLKHGRKSCFFDCHRQFLPPDHPFRRQFLPPDHPFRSSWKIILPLLKFVDPKIVRTITKCIQLYFNDAWPTWKKVLEAIKDEMWAKFEGKFMWPIEKAKVVRAIWETTCKERLRGMLEEERKRAMRHFGVSEISKCKGYNVGWIRLDIWDRLVSDVWTTDAWKNRSINGKRNRMTEKDGSITKHTGGSIPFMVHAERMEKQLNRKPTYGELFNRTHKREKGQGDFVDHKSKNVCEAYTSSMSQKYGPDEANHPEFDPEVWCDAIGGQGTTRTHFYGFGITPRGKNFISTSINAGDASYSACSRPNHEREQTPVEIDNLREEVTLVKDRIINLEDKVEKQASDTADIKKYLEQMMEMFNPARMFTNASIGPSQPTSQDKDTGRPPL